Proteins encoded by one window of Yersinia massiliensis:
- a CDS encoding fimbria/pilus outer membrane usher protein, whose product MMIKLRLSPLLALMYSSMIFPVFMPLMVRGDDLPPPPSAAVMPDTTLYLELVVNGRQFGEAVPVVFRDGHYYLTPEQLKAVGLPVPKGGVNAPDTNRSEIAVDRMDKVKVTYQGNSQRLLIDVPSEWLPQQQISAAATDDYNLAKSSLGLLFNYDVYASQGNSSNSPSNVSAWTEQRLFDRFGVFSNTGVYRSSLTDTNDITVEKGYVRYDTQWRFNDENHLLSYSAGDLITGSLAWSSSVRIGGLQLSRNFTIRPDLVTYPLPQFAGQAAIPSTVDLYIDNFRTQSATVNPGPFVIDNGPRINGAGQATVVTTDALGRQVSTSVPFYVASELLKPSLWDFSISSGVLRQNYGIRSSDYGDAVASGVVRYGATPWLTLEGRADIAKQLHVAGGGMGLRVGNYGVLNGAYTLSQAGDEVLGSGIAPTEFNTDITQSTTTTRYGGHGNQKSIGYTYSNNIFSLNAQRIMRSSNYGDLANYKSEYRQSLRTDQITASVGLGTYGSIGTGYFDVRDAFGERTRLVNVSYNTSLFRNTSFYLSVNRELGSKGYNAQMVFSIPLGEWGAGSVSSVRDTDNNWSQRVNYSRATPTDGGFGWNMAYANGSGTNSSYQQADLIWRTRAMESRVGVYGGEGDYRTWGEVSGSLVMMNRGIYASNTINDAFALVSTHGFGQIPVSYENQLIGSTNNDGYLLIPNVTSYYQAKFQIDPMSLPADIAMPEVERRLAISERSGYLIDFPLEQITAATLHIIDSSSKDLPKGSPILSSAHKTISYVGWDGIAYIEQAQPQNTLEIIRADNGAHCSVQFTLKNSKGIQNIGTLTCR is encoded by the coding sequence ATGATGATCAAATTGAGGCTTTCGCCATTATTGGCATTGATGTATAGCTCAATGATATTCCCTGTTTTTATGCCATTAATGGTTAGAGGGGATGATTTACCACCACCGCCCTCAGCAGCCGTGATGCCCGATACCACACTTTATCTTGAGCTCGTGGTCAATGGTCGTCAATTTGGTGAGGCTGTGCCAGTGGTGTTTCGTGATGGGCATTATTACCTCACCCCTGAACAGCTAAAGGCCGTTGGTTTACCTGTTCCGAAAGGCGGCGTCAATGCACCAGATACCAATAGATCTGAAATCGCTGTCGATAGAATGGATAAAGTGAAGGTCACCTATCAAGGTAATAGCCAGAGATTACTCATAGATGTCCCGAGTGAATGGCTTCCTCAGCAGCAGATTAGCGCTGCCGCAACAGATGATTATAATTTGGCTAAAAGCAGCCTCGGGCTGTTATTCAATTACGATGTCTACGCCAGTCAAGGCAACAGCAGCAATTCACCCAGCAACGTTTCCGCATGGACAGAACAACGTCTATTTGACCGTTTCGGTGTGTTCAGTAATACCGGTGTTTATCGCTCCAGTTTGACCGATACAAATGACATTACTGTTGAAAAAGGTTATGTCCGCTATGACACTCAGTGGCGTTTTAACGATGAAAACCACCTACTAAGTTATAGCGCCGGAGATTTGATCACAGGCTCCCTCGCATGGAGCAGCTCAGTACGTATTGGCGGTTTACAGCTATCGCGCAACTTTACCATTCGTCCAGACTTGGTGACTTATCCACTACCCCAGTTCGCGGGTCAAGCGGCTATTCCCAGCACCGTTGACCTCTATATTGATAACTTTCGCACGCAATCCGCGACGGTGAATCCCGGTCCTTTTGTGATTGATAATGGCCCCAGAATTAATGGGGCAGGACAAGCCACAGTGGTCACTACTGATGCCTTAGGTCGGCAAGTGAGTACCTCAGTTCCATTCTATGTTGCCAGTGAGTTGTTAAAACCCAGCCTATGGGATTTCAGTATTTCAAGTGGCGTGCTTCGCCAAAACTATGGCATTCGTTCTAGCGACTATGGTGATGCAGTTGCCAGTGGTGTGGTTCGATATGGTGCCACGCCTTGGTTGACGCTAGAGGGCCGAGCAGATATCGCCAAGCAACTGCATGTCGCAGGCGGCGGGATGGGCTTGCGCGTTGGAAATTACGGTGTGCTAAACGGCGCGTATACCCTGAGTCAGGCAGGTGATGAGGTTCTTGGCAGTGGGATCGCACCGACTGAATTCAACACGGATATCACACAATCGACCACGACAACCCGTTATGGCGGGCACGGTAATCAGAAGTCAATTGGCTACACTTACAGTAATAATATTTTCAGTCTGAATGCCCAACGCATCATGCGCAGCAGTAATTATGGCGATTTGGCAAATTACAAAAGTGAATATCGTCAGAGTCTCCGTACTGATCAAATTACCGCCAGTGTCGGATTGGGGACTTATGGTTCTATCGGAACAGGTTATTTCGATGTTCGGGATGCATTTGGGGAGCGAACTCGCTTAGTCAACGTCAGCTATAACACCTCGTTATTTAGGAATACCAGCTTTTACCTTTCAGTCAATCGTGAACTTGGCAGCAAAGGTTATAACGCCCAGATGGTCTTTAGCATTCCACTGGGTGAATGGGGGGCGGGCAGTGTCAGTAGCGTACGTGATACGGATAATAACTGGAGCCAGAGGGTCAACTACAGCCGCGCCACACCGACTGATGGCGGATTTGGTTGGAACATGGCGTATGCCAATGGTTCAGGAACGAATAGCAGCTACCAGCAAGCTGATTTGATTTGGCGCACCCGTGCCATGGAAAGCCGAGTGGGGGTTTATGGCGGCGAAGGTGATTATCGGACTTGGGGCGAAGTCAGCGGCTCATTGGTGATGATGAATCGCGGAATTTATGCCAGTAATACCATCAATGATGCGTTCGCTTTAGTCTCTACCCATGGTTTCGGTCAGATCCCTGTCAGTTATGAAAATCAGCTTATTGGTTCAACCAATAACGATGGCTATTTACTCATTCCCAATGTGACGTCCTATTATCAGGCGAAGTTCCAAATTGACCCGATGAGTTTGCCCGCAGACATAGCCATGCCAGAAGTTGAACGCCGCCTGGCGATCAGCGAGCGCAGTGGTTATTTAATTGACTTCCCGCTAGAGCAAATTACCGCCGCAACACTGCATATTATCGATTCATCAAGTAAAGATTTACCTAAAGGTAGCCCAATACTGTCCTCTGCTCATAAAACCATTAGCTATGTTGGCTGGGATGGGATCGCTTATATCGAACAGGCACAGCCGCAAAATACGCTGGAAATAATACGGGCAGACAACGGTGCTCATTGTTCAGTGCAATTCACGCTGAAAAACAGCAAAGGCATACAAAATATCGGTACCTTAACCTGCCGATAG
- a CDS encoding fimbrial biogenesis chaperone has product MTKLTLLSSVFALASALVSQPLYAAASVLIWPIDPVIGSDDKATALWLENKDSQPVYLQVRVLEWQQKAGKDDYNSQTSILASPPVATILPGKRQLIRLIKNTQVPAGQEQAFRILIDEIPRKDPNEDAPTPSLNMGLKFQMRYSIPLFIYGAGLKPENANNPETFFPLNLSYRLINDSGEQWLSIRNQGHTHARISQVSLQNKAINKGLMGYVLPGNEMRFSVPKTANEGQLTALVNSNTKPIVIPRQ; this is encoded by the coding sequence ATGACAAAATTAACGTTACTCTCATCGGTGTTTGCATTAGCCAGTGCGCTAGTTTCTCAACCACTTTATGCCGCAGCCTCTGTGCTGATCTGGCCGATTGATCCGGTGATAGGCAGTGACGATAAAGCCACCGCACTCTGGTTGGAAAACAAAGATAGCCAACCTGTTTACTTACAGGTCAGAGTCCTCGAGTGGCAGCAAAAAGCAGGAAAAGACGATTACAACAGCCAAACAAGCATCCTTGCCAGCCCACCGGTCGCGACGATTTTGCCGGGTAAACGCCAACTCATCCGCTTGATTAAAAATACTCAGGTTCCTGCGGGGCAAGAGCAGGCCTTCCGGATATTGATTGATGAAATCCCACGCAAAGATCCTAACGAAGACGCCCCTACACCGTCGCTGAATATGGGGTTGAAATTCCAGATGCGCTATTCAATTCCACTGTTCATCTATGGTGCAGGCTTGAAGCCTGAAAATGCCAATAACCCAGAAACGTTTTTCCCACTGAATCTGAGCTACAGGTTGATCAACGACAGCGGTGAACAATGGTTATCGATTCGTAATCAGGGTCATACCCATGCCCGAATATCTCAAGTCAGCTTACAAAATAAGGCAATCAATAAAGGCTTGATGGGATATGTATTACCCGGCAATGAAATGCGTTTCTCTGTACCGAAAACAGCCAATGAGGGGCAGTTAACCGCCTTGGTGAACAGTAATACCAAGCCCATCGTTATCCCACGTCAGTAG
- a CDS encoding Csu type fimbrial protein gives MTYKCFTPTIANILALILFSLSIASSHSETLNSPFAVRATILSGCILGSGTTDTTSFGSLNFGNVSSLATAINVASSQNAGSIVIQCSGTPNITLALNSGANVTGSISSGRRLLNSTTGEYLLYQIFQDSARSIIWGNGSNGGTTKVIAGNSQLQQVILYAQLFASSTLPTAGTYTDTLLVTATY, from the coding sequence ATGACATACAAATGTTTCACCCCTACCATCGCGAACATTCTGGCGCTTATCTTATTCAGCCTCTCTATTGCGAGCAGCCATAGCGAAACCCTTAATAGTCCTTTTGCCGTTAGAGCCACCATTTTGTCGGGTTGCATTCTCGGCAGCGGGACAACTGACACCACAAGCTTTGGTTCGCTCAACTTCGGCAACGTCTCTTCATTGGCAACCGCCATTAACGTCGCCTCTAGTCAGAATGCTGGTTCCATCGTCATTCAATGCAGCGGTACGCCTAACATTACGCTTGCCCTCAATAGTGGCGCTAATGTCACGGGCAGTATTTCATCCGGTAGGCGGCTACTCAACAGCACCACCGGCGAGTACCTGCTGTATCAAATTTTTCAGGACAGCGCTCGCAGCATCATTTGGGGAAATGGCAGTAATGGCGGCACGACAAAAGTCATTGCGGGTAATAGCCAACTGCAACAAGTTATTTTATATGCACAGCTTTTTGCCAGTAGCACTCTACCGACTGCTGGAACTTATACAGACACATTATTAGTTACCGCCACTTATTAG
- a CDS encoding Csu type fimbrial protein, which yields MAFLGLAFSLLLLRVYPVHAVSKTANITVTATLVPTCIAGTLVGGVTSFGNLNFGSASVLNLPISVTGQTNNGAISVQCSNKTSFSVLLNGGQSGNVSSRYLMGGPSNQHVNYNLYTDAAHSQVWNNTVGVAQIATGQPVSLIVYGLIPAQSTPAAGVYTDTIQVTINW from the coding sequence ATGGCATTTTTAGGGCTAGCCTTCAGTTTGTTATTGCTGCGGGTATATCCGGTTCATGCTGTATCCAAAACCGCCAATATCACGGTCACCGCCACTTTAGTGCCAACCTGCATTGCTGGCACGCTTGTCGGGGGTGTCACTAGCTTTGGCAACTTAAACTTTGGCTCTGCTAGCGTCCTCAATCTCCCAATCTCAGTGACCGGGCAGACCAATAATGGGGCCATTTCTGTTCAATGCAGCAATAAAACCAGTTTTTCCGTGTTACTCAATGGCGGGCAAAGCGGCAATGTCAGTAGCCGCTATCTGATGGGCGGGCCAAGTAACCAGCATGTGAATTACAACCTGTATACCGATGCGGCTCATAGCCAAGTTTGGAATAACACCGTGGGCGTTGCACAAATTGCCACGGGTCAACCCGTATCCCTCATTGTCTATGGGCTGATACCGGCACAAAGCACGCCCGCAGCCGGGGTTTATACCGATACCATTCAAGTCACCATTAATTGGTAG
- a CDS encoding Csu type fimbrial protein — translation MIKEETMKKPLLIIGAMVVLQSAPPAESAGTITGTLGVSLTIITGCYINDGTAPGGLTNLGTVNFGSVPSLNVRIRAPYTNTASGTLNLYCSAGTAYSIGIDNGAHASSGQRRMAGGTSEFVNYNLFNDSAYTVSWGTSGAGLLTGTATAIATPIPLAIYTEVPVQTTPSVSTYTDTVNVTVTW, via the coding sequence ATGATTAAGGAAGAAACAATGAAGAAACCCTTACTTATTATCGGTGCAATGGTCGTTTTACAGTCAGCTCCACCAGCAGAGAGTGCGGGTACGATAACGGGAACCTTAGGGGTATCTCTCACCATCATTACTGGATGTTATATCAATGATGGGACTGCGCCGGGTGGATTAACGAATCTCGGCACCGTTAACTTCGGTTCAGTGCCAAGCCTAAATGTTCGCATCCGAGCCCCTTATACCAATACGGCCAGTGGCACGCTGAATTTATACTGTAGTGCCGGTACGGCCTACAGTATTGGTATAGATAATGGCGCTCATGCTTCTAGTGGCCAACGCCGCATGGCTGGCGGAACATCAGAATTTGTTAATTACAATCTGTTTAATGACAGCGCTTATACCGTTTCTTGGGGAACATCTGGAGCTGGCCTGCTGACAGGTACGGCAACCGCAATAGCCACCCCTATTCCACTGGCTATTTATACCGAGGTTCCCGTACAGACAACGCCGAGTGTCAGTACCTATACCGACACAGTCAATGTGACTGTCACTTGGTAA
- a CDS encoding MFS transporter: MKNDTDSIDITVFDNLQSRQVMLCLSLPMLLSSLATSIANVGLPTLTQVFNASFQSAQWVVLAYLLAITTSSISIGRMGDLIDKRVLLKTGIGLFTLASLGCALAPSIEVLIAARVLQGLGAATMMTLSLALVGETISQAKTGRAMGMLGTLSAIGTALGPSLGGLLIAGFGWPAMFLIMIPFGLMAWLLVSHYLPLPTSEPKTRQPSGGFDLLGMLLLGLTLALYALAMTLGHGTFSALNGMLLLGSVIGTVLFVWAEKSVAYPLIQLPLLRHSGIGGGLIMSTLVATMMMATLVVGPFYLSQALNLPAQWVGLAMSVGPAVAAFCGVPAGYLVDKWGARVMVIAGLSALTLGAGILTLVSTTAGVLAYVAPVSLMTAGYAIFQTANNTLMMTEVRADQRGVVSGMLNLARNLGLITGAAVMGAIFAFTSSSRHIQQAAASAISDGMQATYTIVMLLGVIALWIAIRYSKSKINH; encoded by the coding sequence ATGAAAAATGATACCGACAGCATTGATATAACCGTTTTCGATAACCTCCAATCACGACAAGTCATGCTCTGCCTCTCACTGCCGATGCTACTTTCGTCATTAGCGACCAGCATTGCCAATGTGGGCTTGCCGACGTTAACGCAGGTATTCAATGCTTCATTTCAATCAGCCCAATGGGTAGTTTTGGCCTATTTGCTTGCCATTACCACTTCGTCCATCAGCATTGGGCGAATGGGCGATCTCATCGATAAGCGTGTCCTGCTGAAAACCGGGATCGGGTTATTTACGCTAGCCTCGCTAGGATGTGCGCTGGCCCCCAGTATCGAAGTATTAATTGCTGCCCGCGTGTTACAAGGGTTAGGGGCTGCCACCATGATGACGCTCTCGCTGGCATTGGTTGGGGAGACCATCAGTCAAGCAAAAACGGGGCGCGCTATGGGGATGCTCGGCACCCTTTCGGCTATCGGCACGGCTCTGGGGCCATCACTCGGCGGCTTGCTCATTGCTGGATTTGGCTGGCCCGCCATGTTCTTGATCATGATCCCATTTGGGCTCATGGCGTGGTTGTTAGTATCCCACTATCTCCCCCTCCCCACCTCGGAACCTAAAACCCGTCAGCCCTCTGGCGGATTCGATCTACTCGGCATGTTGCTATTAGGACTGACGTTGGCCCTTTATGCACTTGCCATGACACTCGGGCACGGTACGTTCAGCGCGCTCAATGGGATGCTCCTATTGGGTTCGGTCATCGGCACCGTCTTATTTGTCTGGGCTGAAAAAAGCGTGGCATATCCGTTAATTCAACTCCCATTGTTACGCCATTCCGGCATAGGTGGTGGGCTGATCATGAGTACATTAGTCGCCACAATGATGATGGCCACCTTGGTCGTTGGCCCATTCTACCTTTCGCAAGCGTTGAATTTGCCGGCTCAATGGGTGGGGTTGGCCATGTCAGTTGGCCCTGCGGTCGCGGCTTTTTGCGGTGTGCCCGCGGGCTATCTGGTGGACAAATGGGGGGCGAGAGTCATGGTCATCGCGGGATTATCCGCGCTCACGCTTGGGGCGGGTATTTTGACATTAGTATCAACGACTGCGGGAGTCTTGGCCTACGTCGCGCCAGTCAGCCTAATGACCGCAGGCTACGCTATCTTCCAAACAGCAAACAATACGCTGATGATGACCGAGGTCCGAGCAGATCAACGAGGCGTCGTTTCCGGCATGCTAAACCTTGCGCGTAACCTTGGTTTAATTACGGGCGCAGCTGTCATGGGCGCTATTTTCGCGTTTACCAGCTCATCTCGCCACATTCAGCAGGCGGCCGCCAGTGCCATCAGTGACGGTATGCAAGCCACTTATACCATCGTCATGTTATTGGGGGTTATCGCGCTGTGGATTGCCATCAGATATTCAAAAAGCAAAATTAACCATTAA
- a CDS encoding LysR family transcriptional regulator gives MTKPDLNLLMTLNVLLAEGSVARAAHRLGLSPSAMSRALARLRQTTGDPLLVRAGRSLVPTPRALELREQVSQLVQDATSVLRPAEKLNLAQLDRVFTLRTSDGFVENFGAALLKRIHQEAPGVQLRFMQKLNKDSTLLRDGVVDLETGVVGISASPELRSRALFSDHFIGVVRAGHHLSDGEITADRYAAQGHIMISRRQGHKGGVDNALQLLALTRKVVASVDGISAALALAKDSDWVATVPERHSLNLRRGMYSFPLPITVPNITVSMLWHPRMDADQAHRWLRQCVLEVCDKNVQGS, from the coding sequence ATGACAAAACCTGATCTGAATTTATTAATGACACTGAATGTGTTGCTTGCGGAAGGCAGCGTGGCTCGTGCGGCTCACCGATTGGGGCTAAGCCCATCAGCGATGAGCAGAGCATTAGCTCGATTGCGCCAAACGACGGGTGATCCCTTGCTGGTTAGAGCGGGGCGATCGTTAGTCCCCACCCCAAGAGCGCTTGAATTGCGTGAGCAAGTGAGCCAATTGGTTCAGGATGCAACATCAGTTTTGCGGCCCGCAGAGAAATTGAATCTGGCGCAGTTAGACCGTGTGTTTACGCTGCGCACCAGTGATGGCTTTGTTGAAAATTTCGGTGCGGCCTTGCTCAAGCGGATACACCAAGAAGCCCCTGGGGTACAGTTACGATTTATGCAAAAACTGAATAAAGACAGTACATTACTTCGCGATGGTGTGGTGGATTTGGAAACCGGTGTGGTGGGGATATCGGCCAGCCCTGAATTACGCAGTCGGGCATTATTTAGCGACCATTTTATTGGCGTTGTACGGGCTGGACATCACTTGAGTGACGGAGAAATAACGGCTGATCGTTACGCCGCTCAGGGCCACATTATGATTTCGCGGCGTCAGGGCCACAAAGGCGGGGTTGATAACGCGCTGCAATTACTGGCATTGACGCGCAAGGTGGTGGCCTCGGTTGATGGGATATCGGCGGCATTGGCATTGGCGAAAGATTCAGATTGGGTGGCGACAGTACCTGAACGCCACAGCTTGAATTTACGCCGCGGAATGTACAGCTTCCCATTACCGATAACTGTACCAAATATTACTGTGTCAATGTTATGGCATCCGCGAATGGATGCCGATCAGGCGCATCGCTGGTTGCGGCAATGCGTGCTAGAGGTCTGCGACAAAAACGTTCAGGGCAGTTAA
- a CDS encoding PqiB family protein, which produces MQQETPSTPTEAQVKHKRRISPFWLLPFIALLIAGWLVYNNWQERGTEVTIDFQSAAGIVAGRTPIRYQGVEVGMVQSINLDDDLRNIKVTASIKNDMEGSLREGTQFWLVTPKASLAGVSGLDALVGGNYIGMMPGEGKPQSHFTALDTQPKFRMNTGELMVHLHAPDLGSLNNGSLVYYRKIPVGKVYDYNIAPDNNGVVIDVLIDRRFAKLVKNDTRFWNVSGFKGDFSLSGASVQMESLAALVNGAIAFDSPQNSQDAKPDQPFQLYPDLAHSQRGVAITLDLPNGNSLSAGRTPLIYQGLQVGTLTKMTLQPDSKVTGELTIDPSVVDLMRTGSRIEMNSPRISLNDAKLSELLTGNTLELIPGEGEPQKHFIVLPSSKSLLQQPNVLELQLTAPQSYGIDVGQPISLHGIKIGQVLTRELSATGVDFTAAIEAKYRDLVHKDTKFVVNSRLDVKFGIDGVDIQGASAQEWIDGGILILPGGKGEPLNKYPLYSSIAKATDGILGNAPATTLTLTANSLPDVQTGSVVLYRKFQVGEITDIKPKANEFEVDVYIQPAYRKLLTDKSIFWAEGGAKVQLNGSGLTVQASPLNRALKGAISFDNLEGVTLDKGAKRTLYSNETAARAVGSQITLRTFDASKLAAGMPIRYLGINIGQVESLKLIPERNEVLAKAVLYPEYVQNFARAGSRFAIVSPEISAAGVNNLDTLFQPYINVEPGKGSTLRTFELQTATITDSRYLDGLSIILDTAEAGSLQVGTPVLFRGLEVGTVTGFNLGAMSDRVQVSLRISQKFQQLVRQNTVFWLASGYNLEFGLTGGVVKSGTFQQFIRGGIAFATPPTTPLAPKANVNQHFLLNPEEPKDWRNWGTAIPRY; this is translated from the coding sequence ATGCAACAGGAAACGCCGAGTACACCGACTGAGGCACAAGTTAAACATAAACGCCGGATATCGCCTTTCTGGTTGCTGCCCTTTATTGCCCTACTGATTGCGGGTTGGCTGGTTTATAACAACTGGCAAGAGCGTGGCACTGAAGTCACCATTGATTTCCAATCTGCTGCTGGCATTGTGGCGGGTCGCACCCCCATTCGTTATCAAGGTGTCGAAGTGGGGATGGTGCAATCCATTAATCTTGATGATGACCTGCGTAATATTAAAGTCACCGCCAGCATCAAGAATGATATGGAAGGCTCCCTGCGCGAAGGTACGCAGTTTTGGCTTGTCACGCCGAAAGCTTCTTTAGCTGGAGTTTCTGGCTTAGATGCCTTAGTCGGTGGGAATTATATCGGGATGATGCCGGGCGAAGGTAAACCGCAAAGCCATTTTACGGCACTGGATACCCAACCTAAATTCCGCATGAATACCGGTGAGTTGATGGTTCATCTCCATGCACCTGATTTAGGTTCACTCAATAACGGCTCTCTGGTTTACTACCGTAAAATTCCGGTAGGTAAGGTTTACGATTACAATATTGCGCCTGATAACAACGGCGTAGTGATTGATGTTCTGATCGATCGTCGCTTCGCCAAGTTGGTCAAAAACGATACGCGATTCTGGAATGTCTCCGGCTTTAAAGGTGATTTCAGCCTCAGTGGCGCATCGGTTCAGATGGAAAGTCTGGCGGCACTGGTCAATGGTGCTATCGCCTTTGACTCACCGCAAAACAGCCAAGATGCAAAACCCGATCAACCATTCCAGCTTTATCCGGATTTGGCACATAGCCAACGTGGCGTGGCAATAACCTTAGATCTACCCAATGGAAACAGTCTAAGTGCGGGTCGAACACCGCTGATTTATCAGGGCTTACAGGTAGGAACGTTAACCAAAATGACGCTCCAACCGGACAGTAAAGTCACCGGTGAGCTGACCATTGACCCTTCAGTGGTCGACTTGATGCGTACCGGTAGTCGCATCGAAATGAACAGCCCGCGGATTAGTCTGAATGATGCAAAACTCAGTGAGCTGTTGACCGGTAATACTCTCGAACTTATTCCCGGTGAAGGTGAGCCGCAAAAACACTTTATCGTGCTGCCGAGCAGTAAAAGCCTTTTACAACAACCCAATGTGCTAGAGCTGCAACTCACTGCACCACAAAGTTATGGCATTGATGTCGGGCAACCCATTTCACTGCATGGCATTAAAATTGGTCAAGTTCTGACGCGTGAGCTATCCGCTACGGGCGTTGACTTCACTGCCGCGATTGAAGCGAAATACCGCGATCTTGTGCATAAAGACACTAAATTTGTGGTGAACAGTCGCCTTGATGTGAAATTTGGTATTGATGGCGTCGACATTCAAGGCGCCAGTGCGCAAGAGTGGATTGATGGCGGCATTCTGATACTTCCAGGTGGAAAAGGCGAACCGCTGAATAAGTATCCACTGTATAGCAGTATTGCTAAGGCGACTGATGGCATTCTAGGTAACGCCCCCGCTACCACCCTGACATTGACGGCTAACAGCTTGCCCGATGTCCAGACCGGTTCCGTCGTCTTGTATCGTAAGTTTCAGGTGGGCGAAATTACTGATATCAAACCAAAAGCCAATGAGTTTGAAGTGGATGTCTACATTCAGCCAGCATATCGCAAGTTACTCACCGATAAGAGTATCTTCTGGGCTGAAGGGGGGGCAAAAGTGCAACTGAACGGCAGCGGTTTGACTGTACAGGCATCGCCACTCAATAGAGCACTCAAGGGGGCCATCAGCTTTGATAATCTCGAGGGGGTCACGTTGGATAAAGGGGCTAAACGCACTCTTTATAGTAACGAAACCGCCGCGCGAGCCGTCGGTAGCCAGATTACATTACGTACCTTTGATGCGAGTAAACTGGCTGCGGGTATGCCTATTCGTTATCTGGGTATCAATATAGGTCAGGTTGAGTCGCTCAAACTGATACCGGAACGCAATGAAGTCTTGGCCAAAGCCGTGCTCTATCCTGAATATGTGCAGAACTTCGCCCGTGCCGGTAGTCGCTTCGCCATTGTTTCGCCGGAGATCTCCGCCGCAGGGGTGAATAATCTCGATACCCTGTTCCAGCCCTACATCAATGTGGAACCGGGTAAAGGCAGCACTCTACGTACCTTTGAGCTACAAACCGCGACCATCACCGATTCGCGTTATCTCGATGGCTTGAGCATTATTCTTGATACGGCAGAAGCGGGGTCGTTGCAAGTTGGCACACCAGTGCTATTCCGTGGGCTTGAAGTGGGCACAGTGACAGGGTTCAATTTGGGCGCGATGTCTGATCGGGTGCAAGTTTCTCTGCGCATTAGCCAGAAATTCCAGCAGTTGGTACGCCAAAATACGGTCTTCTGGCTGGCATCAGGCTATAACCTTGAATTTGGCTTAACGGGTGGTGTCGTGAAAAGTGGCACCTTCCAGCAATTCATTCGTGGCGGTATTGCCTTTGCAACGCCACCGACCACGCCTCTGGCACCGAAAGCCAACGTCAATCAACACTTCTTGCTTAACCCCGAAGAGCCGAAAGATTGGCGAAATTGGGGCACCGCAATCCCACGTTATTAA